The following are encoded in a window of Pseudomonas graminis genomic DNA:
- a CDS encoding YeeE/YedE family protein, translated as MSIPLSAAPQRKLGAPLIAFLLLVVGGLFLQSAVGGRQVLLLIVGAALGLTLYHAAFGFTSAWRVFINERRGAGLRAQMVMLAVAVVLFFPALGAGTLFGTPVTGLVAPAGVSVVFGAFIFGIGMQMGGGCASGTLFTVGGGNARMLVTLLFFIVGSLIATHHVDWWFSLPSFPATSIVKSFGVIPALLMSLALFAVIALVTVKLEKRRHGDLEAVVTSEHVGLRRFLRGPWPLVWGAVGLALLNYATLALAGRPWGITSAFALWGAKVAGGLGVDVGSWPFWQLPANAKALAAPVWEDITTVMDIGIMLGAAVAAGLAGRFAPSLKIPTRSLIAAVIGGLLLGYGSRLAYGCNIGAYFSGIASGSLHGWLWLVAAFAGNAVGVRIRPVFFEGERRPAVLTGC; from the coding sequence ATGAGTATTCCCCTCTCTGCGGCGCCGCAGCGCAAGCTCGGCGCGCCGCTGATCGCCTTCCTTTTGTTGGTAGTCGGCGGTCTGTTTCTGCAATCCGCCGTTGGCGGCAGGCAAGTGCTGTTGCTAATCGTTGGCGCCGCGCTGGGCCTAACGCTGTATCACGCCGCATTCGGCTTCACCTCGGCCTGGCGGGTATTCATCAACGAGCGACGCGGTGCCGGTTTGCGCGCGCAAATGGTGATGCTTGCCGTGGCGGTGGTCCTGTTCTTCCCCGCGCTGGGTGCCGGTACGCTGTTTGGCACGCCGGTCACCGGCCTCGTGGCCCCGGCAGGTGTCTCCGTCGTGTTCGGCGCCTTCATCTTCGGCATCGGCATGCAAATGGGCGGCGGCTGTGCGTCCGGCACATTATTCACCGTTGGCGGCGGCAACGCGCGGATGCTCGTCACTTTGCTGTTCTTCATCGTTGGCTCGCTGATCGCCACCCATCACGTCGATTGGTGGTTCTCGCTGCCGTCCTTCCCAGCGACCTCGATTGTCAAAAGCTTTGGTGTGATTCCGGCGCTATTGATGAGCCTGGCCCTGTTCGCAGTCATTGCCCTTGTCACCGTGAAGCTGGAAAAGCGCCGACACGGGGATCTGGAAGCGGTCGTCACCAGCGAACACGTTGGCCTGCGCCGTTTCCTCCGCGGCCCCTGGCCTTTGGTGTGGGGTGCGGTAGGCCTGGCGCTGCTCAACTACGCCACGCTGGCATTGGCCGGTCGCCCTTGGGGAATCACCTCGGCCTTCGCGCTGTGGGGCGCGAAAGTCGCCGGTGGTCTGGGTGTGGACGTGGGCAGCTGGCCGTTCTGGCAATTGCCAGCGAACGCCAAGGCGCTGGCCGCGCCGGTGTGGGAAGACATCACCACCGTCATGGACATCGGCATCATGTTGGGTGCGGCCGTGGCGGCGGGCCTTGCAGGGCGATTCGCCCCAAGCCTGAAAATCCCGACACGCTCGTTGATCGCCGCAGTGATTGGCGGACTGTTGCTAGGCTATGGCTCGCGCCTGGCGTACGGCTGCAACATCGGCGCTTATTTCAGCGGCATCGCCTCAGGCAGCCTGCATGGCTGGCTCTGGCTGGTTGCTGCATTTGCAGGCAATGCGGTAGGTGTGCGTATCCGGCCGGTTTTCTTCGAGGGCGAACGTCGGCCCGCTGTGTTGACCGGATGCTGA